In Archangium violaceum, the following are encoded in one genomic region:
- a CDS encoding immunity 52 family protein yields MSETYGIKAYWARRPESAEECARRAEMFFRLLAECHPNFAQWYEKSNSARKALQLGFEPTRETFLGFFGLEKYQSGKDGFRFGAWTGREAQDQGAMVMLRCGSKAEVAPNNLWLFLPEEAQGHELMLSATVIASTMRAIAVAWEPEWAVATADGLWDELSGGSRLGCFVGWMTYFSRERGEVPALPAPVCVERVGDKGTLVTLIPERLTSSNPEHVALAWRTQKLLEDRGLFRLMVHPPAMRKG; encoded by the coding sequence ATGAGTGAGACGTACGGAATAAAAGCCTATTGGGCGCGCAGGCCTGAGTCAGCCGAGGAGTGCGCGCGGCGGGCGGAGATGTTCTTCCGCCTCCTTGCGGAGTGTCATCCGAACTTCGCCCAGTGGTACGAGAAGAGCAACTCGGCACGGAAAGCGCTGCAACTCGGCTTCGAGCCCACCCGCGAGACCTTCCTGGGATTCTTCGGTCTGGAGAAGTACCAGAGCGGGAAGGACGGGTTCCGGTTCGGCGCCTGGACGGGTCGCGAGGCTCAAGACCAGGGGGCCATGGTCATGCTCAGGTGCGGCTCGAAGGCAGAGGTAGCGCCGAACAACCTGTGGCTCTTCCTCCCGGAAGAGGCCCAGGGTCATGAGCTGATGCTCAGCGCGACTGTCATCGCCAGCACGATGCGTGCCATCGCGGTGGCCTGGGAGCCGGAGTGGGCGGTTGCGACGGCGGACGGGCTCTGGGACGAGCTCTCTGGCGGCAGTCGGCTCGGCTGCTTCGTGGGCTGGATGACCTACTTCTCGCGGGAGCGTGGGGAAGTGCCTGCCTTGCCCGCGCCCGTGTGCGTGGAGCGGGTGGGCGACAAGGGAACGCTCGTCACCCTGATTCCCGAGCGGCTCACTTCGAGCAACCCCGAGCACGTTGCGCTCGCCTGGCGCACACAGAAACTGCTGGAGGATCGGGGGCTGTTCCGTTTGATGGTCCACCCTCCTGCGATGCGGAAGGGCTGA
- a CDS encoding restriction endonuclease fold toxin 5 domain-containing protein, with amino-acid sequence MLVVLALQTACATSYPMGGMLAGGARHRWRVQRASPRPQELAGQAQEVSAPTTGEALEELEGTDAGAEDREAGVPVVVGAAEAAGAPERARQRSCGASAADEEEVLEGKGVGWPDGVGDGRPFEVPMTLDYFQGFLAQAGVPSTALPRDGRTLSPQQALELVPHLLSTPLTLGNFGLRRMAAHLLLEVAAGGEVVSRDELHARMRRFSRLLVLRPDGYLVRATTGVAVQKAGQVVLAKDGTLRAGRFEVGPFYAIEGECLFPVEQRLEVPRGARPAGPYEPDDNPALAVAEGAVLAVVDMVEGLYRLVFTGETLEGLAQLPGAVQQLYESSPQLWEEFRHKPYAEKVRTISRLATGVVLTVGTAGTGAAKVAAWGGKLGSLTVPLLSLSGDGLLAVRLVAVPVGSVATAAAPALSATFVLHMANTSVQGAGGGGGWPPVGGPGQWVEDTSSMSEQARDYQAQVTGAPRRWAYKVCRDGECVNYDGYDPKTGTLLEAKAREYQKWFDENLNPRFKYEGLDSMIEQAERQLRVAGGVPVRWHVAEPRMVAVLRKWFDANGFQAIEVVYTKPVP; translated from the coding sequence GTGCTGGTGGTGCTTGCGTTGCAAACGGCGTGCGCGACGAGCTACCCCATGGGCGGGATGCTGGCTGGCGGCGCTCGCCATCGGTGGCGGGTGCAGCGCGCGAGTCCCAGGCCACAGGAACTCGCTGGCCAGGCCCAGGAGGTGTCTGCACCGACGACCGGAGAGGCCCTCGAGGAGCTGGAGGGCACTGACGCGGGAGCCGAGGACCGCGAGGCCGGTGTCCCGGTGGTGGTGGGCGCGGCGGAGGCTGCCGGGGCGCCGGAGCGGGCGCGGCAGCGATCGTGCGGCGCGAGCGCGGCGGACGAGGAGGAGGTCCTGGAGGGGAAGGGCGTTGGGTGGCCGGATGGAGTGGGCGACGGACGGCCCTTCGAGGTGCCCATGACGCTCGACTACTTCCAGGGATTCCTCGCGCAGGCAGGTGTTCCCAGTACCGCGTTGCCCAGGGACGGGCGGACGCTGTCGCCGCAGCAGGCGCTGGAGCTGGTGCCACATCTGCTCTCCACGCCGCTGACTCTGGGTAACTTCGGGCTGCGCCGCATGGCGGCGCACCTGCTCTTGGAGGTGGCCGCGGGTGGCGAGGTGGTGTCGAGGGACGAGCTCCATGCGCGCATGCGGCGCTTCTCGCGATTGCTGGTGCTTCGCCCGGACGGATACCTGGTCAGGGCAACAACGGGAGTGGCGGTCCAGAAAGCCGGGCAGGTCGTGCTCGCCAAGGACGGGACGCTGCGCGCCGGTCGCTTCGAGGTGGGCCCGTTCTACGCCATCGAGGGGGAGTGCCTCTTCCCGGTGGAGCAGAGGCTCGAGGTTCCAAGAGGCGCGCGTCCGGCGGGCCCCTATGAGCCCGACGACAACCCGGCGCTGGCGGTGGCTGAGGGGGCGGTGCTCGCAGTGGTAGACATGGTGGAGGGCCTCTATCGGCTGGTCTTTACGGGCGAGACGCTTGAGGGGCTGGCGCAGCTGCCGGGCGCGGTGCAGCAGCTCTACGAGAGCTCGCCGCAACTGTGGGAGGAGTTTCGCCACAAGCCCTATGCGGAGAAGGTGCGCACCATTTCTCGTCTAGCGACGGGCGTGGTGCTCACAGTGGGGACTGCCGGCACTGGAGCTGCGAAGGTGGCCGCCTGGGGTGGCAAGCTGGGAAGCCTCACGGTGCCCCTGCTGTCGCTCTCGGGGGATGGCCTCCTGGCCGTGCGCCTGGTGGCCGTACCCGTGGGGAGTGTTGCCACGGCGGCCGCGCCGGCGCTGAGCGCCACCTTCGTCCTGCACATGGCCAACACGAGCGTCCAGGGAGCGGGGGGTGGTGGCGGGTGGCCTCCGGTTGGGGGGCCAGGGCAATGGGTGGAGGACACGTCTAGCATGTCCGAGCAGGCGCGGGACTACCAAGCGCAGGTGACGGGGGCACCGAGGCGATGGGCCTACAAAGTGTGCCGTGACGGGGAGTGCGTGAATTACGACGGATACGATCCGAAGACGGGCACCCTGCTCGAGGCGAAGGCGCGCGAGTACCAGAAGTGGTTCGATGAGAACCTCAACCCTAGATTCAAATACGAAGGCCTGGACAGCATGATCGAACAAGCGGAACGGCAGCTCCGAGTCGCTGGCGGGGTGCCGGTCCGCTGGCACGTCGCGGAGCCGCGAATGGTGGCCGTGCTTAGGAAGTGGTTCGATGCCAACGGCTTCCAGGCCATAGAGGTCGTTTACACAAAGCCGGTACCGTGA
- a CDS encoding DUF697 domain-containing protein → MNADKAAREWVEESALRAAGAAAIPIPVPGAHTAVTSAIEAYMIYHVAGIYGEKLSLGEALGLIPALGAGIVARKAATAVVGETVGWIPVAGWLLKGAASGGTAFAMGVAAVNYFEKKYPQRQATAFETASIKDWVKNAVAHILSSTAK, encoded by the coding sequence ATGAACGCAGACAAGGCAGCGCGCGAGTGGGTCGAGGAGAGCGCACTTCGCGCGGCGGGGGCCGCGGCCATTCCGATTCCCGTACCCGGCGCGCACACGGCGGTCACGTCGGCCATCGAGGCCTACATGATCTACCACGTGGCCGGCATCTACGGAGAGAAGCTCAGCCTGGGCGAGGCGCTCGGGCTCATTCCCGCCCTGGGCGCGGGCATCGTCGCGCGCAAGGCCGCCACCGCCGTGGTGGGCGAGACGGTGGGGTGGATTCCCGTCGCCGGCTGGCTCCTCAAGGGCGCCGCCAGCGGTGGCACCGCCTTCGCCATGGGCGTGGCCGCGGTGAACTACTTCGAGAAGAAGTACCCCCAGCGCCAGGCCACCGCGTTCGAGACCGCGTCCATCAAGGATTGGGTCAAGAACGCCGTGGCCCACATCCTCAGCAGCACGGCGAAGTAG